DNA from Solanum stenotomum isolate F172 chromosome 3, ASM1918654v1, whole genome shotgun sequence:
tttgaatagaaACTTTGGAATGAGCTGAGTTAACATGATATGATATATAACCCGTATGATCAAGTTTCAAATATCAACTTGttttgaataaatatgttttctaaaatacttataattaaaagtaatttatttcgctaattaatttgaaaagcATTGTTAAACAACAATTATTATTTGATCATGGTTTTAAAAAGTGCTTCTAAAAGTTACTCGAAAATgctttttgaaagaaaaaaaaacttttgtggAGAAATTACTTGCTTCAACATTTGCTTCtcctcaaaaatattttttattttcctaaatGCTTGGCCAAATatctaaaaagaaattaaaaaaaacaaatacttTTGACCTTGGAAAATCAAGTTTGACCAACCTGCAGACTAATTAGAGAGAGATACATGCTAatgaaatttttcaaaactaaatCAAGATTAAGATTGAATATCACATGCAGCATATATCCATTGCCATAAAAGGCTACTTGCTAAAAGCAACTTAacagaaaaaaacaatttgCAGTCAAATACAAATCATAGTCTTTAATTAGATTCCTCAACCATCTCCAAATAAGAAATTCACCTTGCACTAAGTATTCAACTAAACTTCAATATAGTCAATCTTCaaatcaacaacaataacacTTATGTTATCTTGGCTACCCCGTCCCATAGCTAGCCGAGTAAGCAACGCTGCTGCTGCTCTGCTTGGGGAAGAGAATACGTCTCCTCTACCGGATGGCTTTTCTTTTTGAAGACATTTTCTCGCCACCTGACACGCCTCTTCATTTGATATAACGTTCCACAAACCATCACTGGCAAGAATTAAACACTCATCTTCTGCTTCCCTTTTTGTGAAGCTAAACTCTGGCTCAGATATGATATATTTCTTTAGATACTTGTCTCCTGTTTGCAAtgcaaaataaaagaaggaatCGTCCGTCAATACTAGTATCTAATTGAATGTCATCAAGGTTATATTATATATCTTGGTTGATATTCAATCTCTACAAGGCATtcaaaaattaacaaaacaaTTGAATCTGTaaattttagttatataatGACGTAGGGTTTCTTCTTGAACCATAACTAACCCTACTAGAAAGCCATTGTTAGATGCATATAAGTTACAACTAACTCAAAAGGTATCAAACCaacttataactcaattttgtTTCTACTTTTAGTTGTCATCTTATAAGCAGACATTGAATGAACACGTATATCCTACACACAATTCCAACATAAGCCTTAAATCATGATTGTCTCTATTTCATAACCTAAAACGAATGATGGATATAAGTATGTATTGCTTCAATTGGTAACTGCAATAACGTCATTGCATAGGTTActgaaaaagggaaaataagTTACCTATTGCACGAGACGTAGCCAGTATTCCTAGAACTCGTGCACAGTCGTCAAAATCAACATGGCCTCCACATGCCTCTATTCTAGCACGTTCCTCTGGTCTGTCTGGCTGTAATGAAAAGTCAAATTATAGTTGTGCACTACAATACCATATTGTCATATCTCAAAGCTGGAGCAAGAAAATAATTGGATATTTCCTTAGCTAAATTTGAGACTTCAACAAACAGAGAATACAAATTAACATAAATCTTTCCATCAAATCCAATTTACAAAACTCTTGTTACATGCTTTATTTAGTTGCACCAAAATCATAGTGTGCTTTATGAATATTTAATCAAGTTGTACATGTGTCAGCCAAACATGTAATTACTTATAATGTATCATAATAGGAGGGATAACCCTAGCTAACAGTCCGGTCATATCAATTAGACAAAATGCAAATGTCTTGTATTAAAATTAGGTATGacaaatcaattttatttttaaggtgAGGCCTTTTCTATTGgttgtcaaaagaaaaaaaaatgtggaaGAAAGCGGGTTACTCTTGTATAAATGTACatcttaattttattaattatatttaatgaCAGGGGCGACTCAATGATATTGGGGTCTAAGGCACAATCCAAAATAGAGGccttaaatataattaataaaacaaaagttCATATACTAGCAACACAACCTTTGCTAACATATTAGTTTCCACATAATTTTGTTATGtgctgaattttttttaaataatactcTAAAGTCATGGTAACGGCCTAACAGGTATAGTGAGATGTAGGCAAAATTCACCTTTTCTCTATCAGGTGGATCAAAAGGCAAAATTTCTTGATATGAAGTATTTTACTTGACCTAGATTTGAATTGAACCACTTACAAATTGAATAAAAGAACATGATATATTTAGATCTtctaagaataaaaatatatatttttttttcataaaattcatacCTTGTGATCAATAGATAGAGGCATGGCTCTCCCACCACGGCAAAGAACAGCACGTGAATCTCCGCAATTTGCCACAATAATAGTTTTCTCTGTTAAAATTGCGAGCACGGCAGTGGAGCCTCCTATTCCATAGTTCTGTGGTGGGCATCCACAAGGAACACCTATGCCACACTCATAGCACGTAACAAAAGCCATATCATCAATCCTCTCAAAGCAGCTTTTCAACACCCTTTTCCACACCTCCTTAACCCTCTCCCATTCCAATTGTTTTCGTCTCTGACGGGAGATGTTATCATTGTTGCTGGTGCTACCACTTATGATAGTCCTCGTCATCATCAACTCTTCTAGTAGTATAAGGTACATTCTATTTCTACACAATCCAGCAACCTGCATCAATAATTTTCgctagtttaatttattttattttatatccaCTTTAATCTAGGCTAAAATGGATCGATTTagatttttataaattgttgCTTATCGATGGAAGGAAATtggtaaagaaaaaatatgaacGGATGATAAGAAATCAATGGGGCGATGTTTTTTTCTTACATGAGGTCCACCATGTCCATCGTAAACAGCAAAGAAATCAATGGGGCGATGTTTATTGATATAAGGGGAGCAAAGATTTGGCCAAACAGATATCTCATCTTCCATTGAACTCCTTCTTCCAATTAAAGAAATTGCTCCAACCAGCGGCACTGCTTCTTCTGCTGCACCTGTGCCTGATGTTGCCGAATTAGAATCAGACATCCTGAGATTGATCATGAAAAATTAATCAGCAAATGAAGAATCAGAGAAGCATTTTCGagaaaatcatcaattaaaaaaGTGCAAAAGCCTTCTAGGGGAAATCGTCATTGAGATTGATTCTTATTGTTACAAAAAAGACATAGGGCATTTATAGGAGTGTGGAAAAGTGATAAgtacattttttgtatttttgtaatttgtatagTAGGAAGGAACTCGTGAATGATTTCAAATGTATTATACATgtgtatatacatataatatttttgtaatttacatTTGTTTTGTATGTAATTTGCATTATTTATGTTCACATTTATTACATGCATTTGTTTGTTTCTGATATAATAAATCCTCAGTTTCTCAATTAGAGACTAgagtgacaaaaaaaataaaatgatgagATAGAGagcaattttgagaaaaaactatTATGATTTATTACTCCCTTtctccctaattacttgtccatattttctttttttattgtccctaattacttgaccattttgacaaatcaagaaaggacaaatttatttttacctattataccctcaattaattactttgaaaaatgaaatcttatgtttttaattcatccaattcataattaatagggataaaatggtaaactcactatgtcaattattgttttttaataggtgtgtcaatttcaaaaatagacaagtaattagggactgAGAGAGTATTTGCTTCTTATAGTGTGAAAACAAGGTGTAGCAACCATT
Protein-coding regions in this window:
- the LOC125860163 gene encoding probable protein phosphatase 2C 75, whose protein sequence is MSDSNSATSGTGAAEEAVPLVGAISLIGRRSSMEDEISVWPNLCSPYINKHRPIDFFAVYDGHGGPHVAGLCRNRMYLILLEELMMTRTIISGSTSNNDNISRQRRKQLEWERVKEVWKRVLKSCFERIDDMAFVTCYECGIGVPCGCPPQNYGIGGSTAVLAILTEKTIIVANCGDSRAVLCRGGRAMPLSIDHKPDRPEERARIEACGGHVDFDDCARVLGILATSRAIGDKYLKKYIISEPEFSFTKREAEDECLILASDGLWNVISNEEACQVARKCLQKEKPSGRGDVFSSPSRAAAALLTRLAMGRGSQDNISVIVVDLKIDYIEV